The Nocardia sp. NBC_01503 sequence CCTGCGCAAGGACGATGACGACTGGGGCCAGGCGGGCACCATGGTCCGCGAGGTCCTCGACGACGCCGCCCGGGGGCGGCTGGTCGACAATATCGTCGGCCATCTGCTCAACGGCGTGACGGCACCGGTGCTTGCCCGCGCGTTCGAGTACTGGCGCAATGTCGACAAGGATCTGGGCGATCGGATCGAAGCGGGCGTACAGGCCAAACACAACGAGCGCGATCCCAAAGCCGCGAAGCAGGCCAATCCGGCCCGGACCTCAGCCCAGGACAAAGCCTGACGGTTCGAACAGCCCGATCACACGAACAAACCGGTGGTCCCGCTCAGCGCACGAGCGGGACCACCGGCATCGGGAATTACGCGGGCGGTCAAGGCGATTCGCGGGTAGCGAGGCTATCTCACACGTATCAACCCGCGTGGTTGACATCCCGCTGCCCATGGCCAGCGAACCACCGTGCCCCGCTTCAGCCGAGCGGCATCAGCCAAGTGTCTCGTGCAGTGCGGCGAGCCACGGCAGCCAGCGCCGGTCGGGGCCGACAGTGTCGGTTCCGGTCATGTCGGTGCAGCTGTATGCGACCGCCAGGCCGGATTCGGGATGGGCGAAGGCGAGTCTTCCGCCGGTGCCCAGGTGCCCGAAGGAGCCTTCACCGAGCATCGGGCTGACGGGGCGAGACAGTTCGTAGCCGTGAGCGAAGCGATGGGTGACCGGGAGCACGTGCAGGGGGCTCGGATGGGAGAGTCCGTCGGTTCGCGGTTGCGTTGCCCTGCTTACGGTTTCGGCAGATACCAGTCGGGCACCGTCGACCGCACCGATTGTCGCGGCGTACATCCGTGCCAACGAGCGGGCGTTGGCGATGGCATTTCCGGCGGGGACTTCGGCCGCGTGTCCGGCACGGGTGTTGAGCAGGTCGATCCCCGCGTCCCTGGTGGCCACCGATCCCAGGGTCGCCTCGACCAGCCGCGCGGCGACATCGATGCCCATCCTGGCCAATACGGCCGATCCCTGCCGCGGGATCGAAAACTGGACAGGCCCGCTCGATGGGACAGCAGCTCAGCCACGGTGATGTCGGCCTTTCCCGCGGCGGCGAACTCCGGCCAGTACTCCCCCACCGCGGCATCGAGTTCGAGTTGCCCCCCGCTCGACAGACCCTTCCACCAACGCCACGATCCCTCCTCGACATGATGGGTCGGCACCACGTGGGGTTCGCGGAGACCCGCGGCGGCGTGGGCTTCACGGCGGAACCGCTCGCGGAATTCGGGGTCCGCGGCAATATGCTCGTGTAGCACCTTGACCGCCACGATTCGGTCGGTATGAGTGTCGTAGGCCCGGTAGACCTGTCCCATACCGCCCGTTCCGATGACTTCCCGCAGGCGGTAGTGCCCGGATGTGATGTCGTCCACGTGTCTGCTCGGAGTTTCGCCCTGGTGCCGGACGCTGCCGACGGGCCCCGGTCATCGATTCAGCCGCCCGGGGATTGGTGATTGTCGAAAGCTCACACAGCGGGTTGCTGCTGGGTCGAGCAGTGGATGCCGCCGCCGCCCTCGGCGACCGTGTTGATCTCGATCTGTACAACGGTGCGGCCGGGATGTAGATCCGCGACGATCCCCTTGGCGTGATCGTCGGCGGCGCTGTCGCCGAACTTCGGCATGATGACACCGCCGTTGACGACGTAGAAGTTCACATACGAAGCGAGGAAGGCGTCGCCGCGCTTGCCGATATTGCTCGGGTCCGGCTCGGGCAGATTGACGATCTCGAGCTTGCGACCCTTGGCATCGGTCTCGTTCTGCAGTACTCCGAGGGCCTGCTTGTAGGCGCCGCTCCAGACGTCGTCGCCGTCGGGCGCTTGGCTGATGATCACAACGCCCGGCTCGGCGAAACGCGCGAGGGAATCGATGTGATAGTCGGTAATATCCTGGCCCGCAACGCCTTTGACCCAGATCACCTTTGAGACGCCGGTGAGCTCCTTGAGCGCGCGTTCGATGTCGTCGCGGGATTTGCCCGGATTACGATTCGAGTTGACCAGCGAACTCTCCGTCGCCATCAGCGTGCCCTCGCCGTCGATTTCGATCGAACCACCCTCACCGACGATCGGGGCATCGATGCGCGGCACGTTCAAACGGGTCAGCAATGCGCTCGCGACCAGTGCGTCGCGCCCGTGCTTCTGTTTGTTGCCCCAGCCGTTGAAGTGCATGTCGATGCCGGCCAGGCCGTTGGGTCCGATCACGAAGGTCGGGCCGCTGTCGCGCATCCACAGGTCATCGGTGGCGATCGGGACGACCTCCACACCGGAGCCGCATGCTTGCTGAGCGGCATCTGCCTCCGCGGGTTCGGCGAGGATGGTCACCGGCTCGAATTGGGCGATGGCACGGGCGATCCCGGCGATATCGTCCTGCACCCCTGGGCCGTCCTGACCCGTCCACACCGAGCCCAGCGGCGGCCAGGACATGAATGTGCGCGCGTGCGGAGCCGACTCGACCGGCATCCGCCACGGCCCACCGGAGGTGACCGGGGCCGCCGATCCAGAGCCGAGTAGCCCACCGGCGTCCTCCGGCGTACAGGCCAGCAGGGCCGCACCGCCGGCTACCGCCAGGGCGCTGGTCCGAAACATTGTCCTGCGCGAAAACTCGCCCATCGTTGCTCCGATCTCTCAGATCTTGACTAAAATTTTGGTCAGACTGGACGATAGCAGCCCAGATCCCGTTCAGCTACCCCATGGCATCGGCAAAACCCGTAGTGACGCCAGGTACGACAGACCCGCGCGGGGGTCGAGCAGACTGGCGCGCGGACACCATATTCGACTCAGTATGAGGAATTTGTGAGGTTCAATTGACAACACAGCGTCCAGCCGAACCGCGAAGAAATTTGATCCTGCCTATCGCGATGGTGGCCGCGCTGGCCGCCATCGGTCTGGGCATCTGGGTGCAGGTCGGTGAGCGATTCGATCTGGAGACCCCACATGTCGCGGGTATCCCCGACCAAGCCGACCGAGTCGACATCGACATTGCCATACAACGCGTGGACGCCGCCGGGCGCGAGCTCACGCTGCGGGTGCGCGTCACACCCCGTGGCTCGCTGAGCCGAGACGGCGGACTCTCCCCCTCCGAAG is a genomic window containing:
- a CDS encoding serine hydrolase; amino-acid sequence: MGIDVAARLVEATLGSVATRDAGIDLLNTRAGHAAEVPAGNAIANARSLARMYAATIGAVDGARLVSAETVSRATQPRTDGLSHPSPLHVLPVTHRFAHGYELSRPVSPMLGEGSFGHLGTGGRLAFAHPESGLAVAYSCTDMTGTDTVGPDRRWLPWLAALHETLG
- a CDS encoding agmatine deiminase family protein, whose protein sequence is MFRTSALAVAGGAALLACTPEDAGGLLGSGSAAPVTSGGPWRMPVESAPHARTFMSWPPLGSVWTGQDGPGVQDDIAGIARAIAQFEPVTILAEPAEADAAQQACGSGVEVVPIATDDLWMRDSGPTFVIGPNGLAGIDMHFNGWGNKQKHGRDALVASALLTRLNVPRIDAPIVGEGGSIEIDGEGTLMATESSLVNSNRNPGKSRDDIERALKELTGVSKVIWVKGVAGQDITDYHIDSLARFAEPGVVIISQAPDGDDVWSGAYKQALGVLQNETDAKGRKLEIVNLPEPDPSNIGKRGDAFLASYVNFYVVNGGVIMPKFGDSAADDHAKGIVADLHPGRTVVQIEINTVAEGGGGIHCSTQQQPAV
- a CDS encoding DUF4436 family protein, producing the protein MILPIAMVAALAAIGLGIWVQVGERFDLETPHVAGIPDQADRVDIDIAIQRVDAAGRELTLRVRVTPRGSLSRDGGLSPSEDLTLLTSPDIRQDLAFGPGGIGHSTLANLDQNFSQLLECDCRTVA